The DNA region GTGTATCGCATGGGCTTCGGCTCGACGCGCGCTGAAGCGCGTCAGCTGGTGAGCCACAAGGCGATCATGGTGAACGGCGTTGTGTCGAACATTCCGTCGATGCAAGTGAAGGCTGGCGACGTCGTTGCAGTCCGCGAACAGAAGAAGAAGCAAGCGCGTATTCTCGAAGCGCTGTCGCTGGCTGAGCAGGGCGGTCTGCCGAGCTGGGTCGCTGTCGATTCGAAGAAGTTCGAAGGCACGTTCAAGCAGAAGCCGGAACGCAGCGACATCGCTGGCGACATCAACGAAAGCCTGATCGTCGAATTGTATTCGCGGTAATCGGATTAACGGCCGGGGCACCCCGATTGCGCTAAGCAAGGGGGCGTCTCGGCTGTTTATTTTCAGGTTGTTACCGGTCAGCCTTATCGGTGTAACGAGCCGAGGGTATTGAAAAGGAAAACCTATGCAAACCAGTTTGTTGAAACCCAAGATCATCGCTGTTGAATCGCTTGGTGAGAGCCATGCGAAAGTGGTCATGGAACCGTTTGAACGCGGTTACGGCCACACCTTGGGTAACGCGCTTCGGCGCGTGCTGCTGTCGTCGATGATCGGCTACGCGCCGACCGAAGTGACGATCGCAGGCGTCGTGCATGAGTATTCGACGCTCGACGGTGTGCAAGAGGATGTGGTCAACCTGTTGTTGAACCTGAAGGGCGTGGTGTTCAAGCTGCATAACCGTGACGAAGTGACGGTTACGCTGCGCAAGGAAGGCGAAGGCGTTGTCACCGCTGGCGACATCGAACTCGCGCACGATTGCGAAGTGATCAACCCGGATCACGTGATCGCGCATCTGTCGAAGGGCGGCAAGCTCGACGTGCAGATCAAGGTCGAGAAGGGCCGCGGCTATGTGCCGGGCAACGTGCGTCGTTACGGCGAAGAGTCGGCCAAGATCATCGGCCGTATCGTGCTGGATGCGTCGTTCTCGCCGGTTCGCCGCGTGAGCTACGCCGTTGAAAGCGCTCGCGTCGAACAGCGTACCGACCTCGACAAGCTCGTGATGAACATCGAAACCAACGGTGTGATTTCGCCGGAAGAAGCGATCCGTCAATCGGCGCGCATTCTGGTCGATCAACTGTCGGTCTTTGCTGCTCTGGAAGGCACCGAAGCAACGGCTGAAGCGCCGTCGCGTGCGCCGCAGATCGATCCGATCCTGCTGCGCCCGGTCGATGATCTCGAACTGACGGTTCGTTCCGCGAACTGCCTGAAGGCCGAGAACATTTACTACATCGGCGACCTGATCCAGCGCACGGAAAACGAGTTGCTGAAGACGCCGAATCTGGGCCGCAAGTCGCTGAACGAAATCAAGGAAGTACTGGCGTCGCGTGGTTTGACGCTCGGCATGAAACTCGAGAACTGGCCGCCGGCTGGTCTGGACAAGTAATTCCGGGGCAGGCCCCGTCGCTGCACTGGCAAGGACGCGGATTTTCCTTTAAAATCCGCGTCTTGTCTTTTTTACTACCGGCCCGTGCGCTCGTTACCGTTGGGAAACCTGCGGGAGTTCAAGCGCGATAGAAGAGCTGGACCAAAACTTTGAACTGAAGGAATTAACATGCGTCACCGTCATGGTCTGCGGAAACTGAACCGCACGAGCAGCCACCGTCTGGCAATGCTCCGTAATATGTCCAACTCGCTGATCGAGCACGAAGTCATCAAGACCACGCTGCCGAAGGCGAAAGAACTCCGTAAAGTCGTCGAGCCGCTGATCACGCTCGGCAAGAAGCCGTCACTGGCAAATCGTCGTCTGGCGTTTAACCGTCTGCGCGATCGTGACTCGGTCACGAAGCTGTTCGAAGTTTTGGGCCCGCGTTACGCTACCCGTCCGGGCGGCTACCTGCGCGTGCTGAAGTTCGGCTTCCGCGTCGGCGACAACGCGCCGATGGCACTGGTCGAACTGCTCGACCGTCCGGAAGTTGAAGAAGTCGAAGTGCAAGAAGCTGAGTAAGCTTTCAAGCATCAAAAAAAGCCAGGCGCCAAGCCTGGCTTTTTTGTTTGCGGCGCTGGAACTCAGCGGCCATTCGTCGCATAGCGGCCGTATGCGCGGCGCGGCGCGGCCTGCGTGAGCGTGAGGGCTAGGTGATACGATAACGACACCTGAATCGAGCCTCGCCGGAGCCATCTGTGAGCGTGAATGTGACCTTGATTCTGACGACGGTGCCTGATGTTGCCGTAGCTCAGAAGCTTGCCGAGGACGCCTTGGCCGCGCGGCTATGCGCCTGCGTCACCCGGCTGGGTGACGTGCAATCCAGCTATCACTGGCAAGGCGCGATCGAAACCGCCGAGGAGGTCCAGTTGCTCTTCAAGACCAGCGCGGCGCGCGCACTTGAACTCGAGCGATACATTCAGGCTCACCATCCCTACGACACGCCGGAAATCCTCTCGTGGCAAGCGACGGCGTCGGTCGCGTACGGCCAGTGGATCACTGCGGAAACCCAACGTCCTCTCCATGTTTAACGGTCTCGACCGACGCGCGCGCAGTGCGCTGCGTTCGCTATTTATCCTGCTTGGTTGCCTCGTTTTCGCGCAGTTCGGCACGCTCGCTCGCGCCGCGGATGACTTCCTTGATCCCGCCGTCGCGTTCAAATTCAGCGCGACTGAGAGGCCCGGCGAGGTCGATGTGACCTACAAAATCGCGGATGGCTATTACATGTACCGCGAGCGCTTCGCTTTCGCGACGCGCAACGGCACGGCGACGATTGGCGAACCGCAATTGCCGGCTGGCCACGTCAAGTTCGATCAGACCTTCAACAAGGACGTCGAGACGTACCGGAACGAATTGACGATCCGGATTCCCGTTAAACAAGCGGGTGGACCATTCGAGCTGGCGGTGACGTCGCAGGGTTGTGCCGATGCCGGCATCTGCTATCCGCCGATGGAGCGCGTGTACCGCGTGAGCGGGGCGGCCCTGCAGCCGGCCGGGAGCGCGCAAATCTCTGGCGCCGGGGGGCCGCAACAATCGGCCGCGGCGAGCACCTCATGGTTCGAGCGCGCCACCAGCGCTGATTACGCGCAGTCGCTGCTGCAAGGCGGTGGCTTTTTCGCGATCGTCGGACTTTATTTCGTCGCCGGCGCCGTGCTGAGTCTGCTCCCCTGTTCGTATCCGATGATTCCCATTCTTTCGGCAATCATCATCGGGGAGGGCGCGCGAGTGACGCGTGCCCGCGGGTTCTCGCTGTCGGTGGCCTATGTGATCGGCATGGCGCTCGTCTATACGGCGCTCGGCATTGCCGCCGCGCTCATTGGGCAAAGCCTCGGCGCATGGTTGCAGAATCCGTGGGTGCTCGGTGCCTTTGGCGTGCTGCTCACCGTTTTCGCACTGACCTTGATTGCCGGTGTCGACATCGCGCTTCCGCAGCGCTGGCAGGACGGCGTCTCGCGCGCGTCGGCCGGTCGCCCTGGGGGCAAGTTTGCAGCGGTTGCCGTGATGGGCGCGCTGTCCGCGCTGGTGGTGGGCGCCTGCATGACCGCGCCGCTCTTCGCGGTGCTGGCGTTTATTGCGCATACGGGTGACGCGGTGCTCGGCGGCGCGGCGCTATTCTCGATGGGGCTCGGCTTGGGCGTGCCGCTGCTGATTCTCGGTCTTGGCGCGGGTACGCTGTTGCCGCGCGCCGGTGCCTGGATGGACGGCGTGAAGGTGTTCTTCGGCGTGGTGCTGCTCGCGGCGGCGCTGTGGATCGTCTGGCCGGTGCTGGGCGCGGCCGCGACCATGCTGTTGAGCGCGCTCTGGTTGTTGGTCGCAGCCGTGTCCCTCGGGTTGTTCTCCGCGCCCGTTGCGCACGCTTCCGTATGGCGCCGGCTTGGGCGTGGGATCGGCGCCGCACTGGCCGTCTGGGCGGCAGTGCTGTTGGTCGGGCTGGCGGCCGGCTCATCCGATCCTCTGCGCCCGCTTGCCGTATTGGCGGCGCGCGGCGGGGAGGCGGGTGACGCGACTGCGTCGATTAAGCCGAACCGCGCGCCCCTGAGTGATTTGACGTTCGCCCCGGTTCGTTCATCGAGTGAACTCGACGAGGCCGTCAAAACGGCTGCACAGCCCGCCATGCTCGATTTTTACGCTGACTGGTGCGTCAGCTGCAAAGAGATGGAGAAGTTCACGTTCAGCGACCCGCGCGTCCAGGCAAAACTGAGACAGATGAATCTGCTGCGCGCCGACGTCACCGCCAACAGCGCCGACGATCAAGCGCTGCTTAAGCGTTTCAGCCTGTTCGGGCCGCCGGGGATCATCTTCTTCGATCAGAGCGGCAAGGAAGTGCTGCGCGTCGTCGGATATGAGTCGGCGGATAAATTCTTGCAGAGTCTGGATCGGGCGCGTAGCCCCGGGGCATGACGAAGGGCGAGGGGCCCGCCTTCCTGGAGACTAACGGCGCACGCGGCCCCACGCACCAAACAAAAAACGGAGGCACGGCAAACAAGCCGGCCCCCGTTTACCTCAACGCCCGAGCCGCCGCGACAGGCGGCGCGTCGAGTTACTTCTGCGAGCGCAAAATCCGCGCGGCATCCAAAGCGAAATAGGTCAGCACACCATCCGCGCCAGCCCGCTTGAACGCCAGCAGCGATTCCATCATCGCCTTGTCGTGATCGAGCCAGCCGTTCTGCGCCGCCGCCTTCAGCATGGCGTACTCGCCGCTCACCTGGTACACGTAGGTCGGGAACTGGAACTCGTCCTTCACGCGTCGCACGATATCCAGATACGGCATGCCCGGCTTGACCATCACCATGTCCGCGCCTTCATTGATGTCCGCTTGCACTTCGCGCAGCGCTTCATTCGAATTGGCCGGGTCCATCTGGTAGGTCATCTTGTTGCTCTTGCCGAGGTTCGTGGCGGACCCTACGGCGTCGCGGAACGGGCCGTAAAACGCCGACGCGAACTTGGCGGCGTAAGCCATGATGCGAGTGTGGACATGATCCTCGCTCTCGAGCATCTCGCGAATGGCGCCGATGCGGCCGTCCATCATGTCCGACGGCGCGACGATATCGACGCCCGCTTCAGCCTGCGCACGCGCCTGTTCGACCAGAATCTCGACGGTCTCGTCGTTGATCACGTAACCGGATTCGTCGAGCACGCCGTCCTGGCCGTGGCTCGTGTACGGATCGAGCGCGACGTCGGTGAGCACACCCAGCTCGGGGAAGTTCTTTTTCAGTTCGCGAACCGCGCGCGGAATCAAACCGGCCGGGTTGGTCGCT from Paraburkholderia aromaticivorans includes:
- the rpsD gene encoding 30S ribosomal protein S4; amino-acid sequence: MARYIGPKAKLSRREGTDLFLKSARRSLADKCKLDSKPGQHGRTSGARTSDYGTQLREKQKVKRIYGVLERQFRRYFAEADRLKGNTGENLLQLLESRLDNVVYRMGFGSTRAEARQLVSHKAIMVNGVVSNIPSMQVKAGDVVAVREQKKKQARILEALSLAEQGGLPSWVAVDSKKFEGTFKQKPERSDIAGDINESLIVELYSR
- a CDS encoding DNA-directed RNA polymerase subunit alpha, producing the protein MQTSLLKPKIIAVESLGESHAKVVMEPFERGYGHTLGNALRRVLLSSMIGYAPTEVTIAGVVHEYSTLDGVQEDVVNLLLNLKGVVFKLHNRDEVTVTLRKEGEGVVTAGDIELAHDCEVINPDHVIAHLSKGGKLDVQIKVEKGRGYVPGNVRRYGEESAKIIGRIVLDASFSPVRRVSYAVESARVEQRTDLDKLVMNIETNGVISPEEAIRQSARILVDQLSVFAALEGTEATAEAPSRAPQIDPILLRPVDDLELTVRSANCLKAENIYYIGDLIQRTENELLKTPNLGRKSLNEIKEVLASRGLTLGMKLENWPPAGLDK
- the rplQ gene encoding 50S ribosomal protein L17 yields the protein MRHRHGLRKLNRTSSHRLAMLRNMSNSLIEHEVIKTTLPKAKELRKVVEPLITLGKKPSLANRRLAFNRLRDRDSVTKLFEVLGPRYATRPGGYLRVLKFGFRVGDNAPMALVELLDRPEVEEVEVQEAE
- the cutA gene encoding divalent-cation tolerance protein CutA, with the translated sequence MSVNVTLILTTVPDVAVAQKLAEDALAARLCACVTRLGDVQSSYHWQGAIETAEEVQLLFKTSAARALELERYIQAHHPYDTPEILSWQATASVAYGQWITAETQRPLHV
- the dsbD gene encoding protein-disulfide reductase DsbD; this encodes MFNGLDRRARSALRSLFILLGCLVFAQFGTLARAADDFLDPAVAFKFSATERPGEVDVTYKIADGYYMYRERFAFATRNGTATIGEPQLPAGHVKFDQTFNKDVETYRNELTIRIPVKQAGGPFELAVTSQGCADAGICYPPMERVYRVSGAALQPAGSAQISGAGGPQQSAAASTSWFERATSADYAQSLLQGGGFFAIVGLYFVAGAVLSLLPCSYPMIPILSAIIIGEGARVTRARGFSLSVAYVIGMALVYTALGIAAALIGQSLGAWLQNPWVLGAFGVLLTVFALTLIAGVDIALPQRWQDGVSRASAGRPGGKFAAVAVMGALSALVVGACMTAPLFAVLAFIAHTGDAVLGGAALFSMGLGLGVPLLILGLGAGTLLPRAGAWMDGVKVFFGVVLLAAALWIVWPVLGAAATMLLSALWLLVAAVSLGLFSAPVAHASVWRRLGRGIGAALAVWAAVLLVGLAAGSSDPLRPLAVLAARGGEAGDATASIKPNRAPLSDLTFAPVRSSSELDEAVKTAAQPAMLDFYADWCVSCKEMEKFTFSDPRVQAKLRQMNLLRADVTANSADDQALLKRFSLFGPPGIIFFDQSGKEVLRVVGYESADKFLQSLDRARSPGA
- the hemB gene encoding porphobilinogen synthase; translation: MSFYPHHRPRRMRRDDFSRRLMRENILTTNDLIYPVFIVEGTNVRQAVPSMPGVERVSVDLLMGVAEQCVELGVPVLSLFPAIEPSLKTPDGREATNPAGLIPRAVRELKKNFPELGVLTDVALDPYTSHGQDGVLDESGYVINDETVEILVEQARAQAEAGVDIVAPSDMMDGRIGAIREMLESEDHVHTRIMAYAAKFASAFYGPFRDAVGSATNLGKSNKMTYQMDPANSNEALREVQADINEGADMVMVKPGMPYLDIVRRVKDEFQFPTYVYQVSGEYAMLKAAAQNGWLDHDKAMMESLLAFKRAGADGVLTYFALDAARILRSQK